In Candidatus Epulonipiscium viviparus, one DNA window encodes the following:
- a CDS encoding arylsulfatase, translated as MKKPNIVWVLTDDQGMGDLGCTGNVMIKTPNIDEFYKRSIRMSNYHVGPTCAPTRSTLMTGHFANSTGVWHTIGGRSLLRKDEWTLATAFNEGGYETGIFGKWHLGDSYPYRACDRGFKTSITLGGGGISQIPDFWGNDYFDDTYWVNGVPQKFNGYCTDVFFEEATKFIEANKDKPFFCMIPTNAPHGPLNVPREYYEMYKNDDRIPDQRKRFYGMITNIDENFGKMIKYLEDNDLLENTIVIFMTDNGTAGGFNMDKSGNVTSGYNAGLRGSKNSEYDGGHRVPFFFRYDALNLNSGVDENNITASVDLMPTLLDFCGVDVGEHTFHGISLKPLLCDGIVTERAVVTDSQRVPHPIKWRKSAVMRESWRLVNGEELYDIDSDRAQRHDLAAENPAVVAKLREDYDLWWELVSPKFDEEIPISIGDHDNYLTIHDVRNDQDNGVYQQAQVREGVAGEGYFEVVVEKDGKYEFKLRRWAKEVPHKIKDGIDPAHNDVEFARDCISEKDIRQYEGGVALDLTHAHISIQGQVENKEIADDDEYVSFVLDLQQGHTHLETWFSNTDLKMGAYFVEVTKA; from the coding sequence ATGAAAAAACCAAATATCGTATGGGTATTAACCGATGATCAAGGTATGGGCGACTTAGGATGCACTGGAAATGTTATGATTAAAACTCCCAATATTGACGAATTCTACAAGCGTAGTATTAGGATGTCAAATTATCATGTGGGCCCCACATGTGCGCCTACTAGATCAACGCTGATGACTGGCCACTTTGCAAATAGCACTGGCGTTTGGCATACTATTGGCGGTCGATCTTTGTTGCGCAAAGATGAATGGACTCTTGCGACGGCATTTAATGAAGGAGGCTATGAAACTGGCATCTTTGGCAAATGGCACCTCGGGGATTCGTATCCATATCGAGCGTGCGACCGTGGCTTCAAAACTTCTATCACTCTTGGTGGCGGAGGCATTTCACAAATTCCAGACTTCTGGGGCAACGATTATTTTGACGACACGTACTGGGTTAATGGTGTTCCACAAAAATTTAATGGCTATTGCACCGACGTATTTTTTGAAGAAGCCACTAAATTTATAGAAGCGAACAAAGATAAGCCGTTTTTCTGTATGATTCCTACTAACGCTCCTCATGGTCCGCTTAATGTTCCTAGAGAGTATTATGAAATGTATAAAAATGATGATAGAATTCCAGATCAACGCAAAAGATTTTATGGAATGATCACAAATATAGATGAAAATTTTGGTAAAATGATAAAATATCTAGAAGACAATGACTTGCTAGAAAATACAATTGTAATATTTATGACAGATAACGGAACTGCTGGCGGGTTTAATATGGATAAAAGCGGAAACGTTACAAGCGGTTACAACGCCGGGCTTCGTGGCAGTAAAAATTCTGAATATGATGGCGGGCACAGAGTACCGTTTTTCTTCAGATATGATGCACTCAACCTAAATAGCGGTGTAGACGAAAATAACATTACTGCGAGTGTGGATCTAATGCCTACTTTGTTAGATTTTTGTGGAGTCGATGTAGGAGAGCACACATTTCATGGAATCAGCTTAAAGCCTCTATTGTGTGATGGAATTGTAACAGAAAGAGCGGTGGTGACAGATTCGCAACGCGTACCGCATCCTATTAAATGGAGAAAGAGCGCTGTTATGAGAGAAAGCTGGCGTTTAGTAAATGGCGAAGAGCTTTACGATATCGACTCTGACCGTGCGCAACGACATGATTTGGCCGCTGAAAATCCAGCAGTTGTAGCCAAGTTGCGAGAAGACTACGACTTATGGTGGGAACTTGTTTCTCCAAAATTTGATGAGGAAATTCCGATTTCTATCGGTGACCATGACAACTATTTGACTATTCATGATGTTAGAAACGATCAAGATAATGGAGTTTATCAACAAGCACAGGTTAGAGAAGGTGTAGCCGGTGAAGGATACTTCGAAGTAGTAGTGGAAAAAGATGGTAAATATGAGTTTAAACTTCGTCGTTGGGCAAAAGAAGTTCCTCACAAAATTAAAGATGGAATAGACCCGGCTCACAACGATGTTGAATTTGCTAGAGACTGTATATCAGAAAAAGATATTAGGCAATATGAAGGCGGAGTTGCTTTAGATTTAACGCACGCTCATATTTCGATCCAAGGTCAAGTCGAAAATAAGGAAATTGCTGATGACGATGAATATGTAAGCTTCGTTTTAGACTTGCAGCAGGGCCATACGCATCTCGAGACATGGTTTTCTAATACAGATCTAAAAATGGGTGCTTATTTTGTGGAAGTTACAAAAGCATAA
- a CDS encoding extracellular solute-binding protein has protein sequence MKLFLLPIVLGCFIAGCSNEIADKISPANYTEVGTYPIVQEGETVSFTAFAPLRPSVTTYETNPFTAYMEDLTGVTIDFIEVTGADSKQKFNVMMTSGDYTDVILDMSLGLSELLLYGQQGIFLPLNDLIDQYAPNIKKALDENPMVRNNWTMEDGNLYVVPRIGGATHAQTSYRMWLNQQWLNNLNLEVPETTEEFYQVLKAFKEQDANNNGDPNDEIPLSGSIKAWNGDPMPFILNAFIPASPSTGYINVDANGQLYYVKASPEFKEYLKYMNKLYSEGLLDELVFSQGKDELLKLGSNPEISILGATGGGSASVIANIADKDRWTQYIALPPLEGPEGVISAAHTPNYGMSSMIITNKCQNPEAVMRYFDYMYTAEGRIFNTLGFLNEGRYVIAPEGAVNLINEPAKYTRISGDQVTNLSWNSMGPLYNWDGYELEFEVTQPPEHDIEYVLYNSAVNDYLPVAQDEKTMLPKLAYNTEESRIIVDIVTNLNLYVDQAVAEFITGKKDIDASWDEYIAQLTKLGLAEYLAVNQSAYDRKMESLN, from the coding sequence ATGAAATTATTTTTATTACCAATTGTACTTGGATGCTTTATCGCAGGTTGCTCCAATGAGATAGCAGATAAAATTAGTCCAGCAAATTATACAGAAGTGGGAACCTATCCTATTGTACAGGAAGGCGAAACAGTTTCGTTTACAGCTTTTGCGCCTCTTCGACCAAGCGTTACTACATACGAGACCAATCCTTTCACTGCGTATATGGAAGACTTAACAGGAGTTACTATTGATTTTATAGAAGTCACTGGGGCGGATTCAAAACAAAAATTTAATGTGATGATGACTAGTGGAGACTACACTGATGTTATTTTAGACATGTCTCTAGGTCTTTCGGAGTTGCTATTATATGGTCAGCAGGGCATATTTTTGCCTCTAAACGATTTGATCGATCAGTATGCTCCGAATATTAAGAAGGCTTTGGATGAAAATCCTATGGTTAGAAATAATTGGACTATGGAAGACGGCAATTTATATGTCGTTCCCAGAATTGGTGGCGCTACTCACGCTCAAACTTCTTATAGAATGTGGCTAAATCAACAATGGCTCAATAATTTAAACCTAGAAGTTCCAGAAACTACAGAAGAGTTTTATCAGGTGCTAAAGGCTTTTAAAGAGCAGGACGCAAATAACAATGGCGATCCCAACGACGAAATTCCACTGTCGGGTTCCATAAAAGCGTGGAACGGTGACCCGATGCCTTTTATATTAAACGCATTTATTCCGGCATCCCCATCTACTGGATACATTAACGTCGATGCAAATGGACAATTATATTATGTTAAAGCTAGTCCTGAGTTTAAAGAATATCTTAAATATATGAACAAATTATATTCTGAAGGTTTATTGGATGAGCTCGTTTTCTCGCAAGGCAAAGACGAATTGCTAAAGCTTGGCTCAAATCCTGAAATTTCTATATTGGGAGCAACAGGAGGCGGATCCGCATCGGTCATTGCCAATATAGCCGACAAAGATCGCTGGACACAGTATATCGCGTTGCCTCCTCTAGAAGGTCCGGAAGGCGTTATTTCTGCTGCACACACTCCCAATTATGGCATGTCTTCTATGATTATTACCAATAAATGCCAAAACCCAGAAGCCGTTATGAGATATTTTGATTATATGTACACGGCAGAGGGAAGAATTTTTAATACTCTAGGTTTTTTGAATGAAGGAAGATACGTTATCGCACCAGAGGGCGCCGTCAATCTTATAAACGAACCAGCAAAATATACGAGAATTTCTGGAGATCAAGTAACAAATTTGTCTTGGAATAGTATGGGCCCTTTATATAATTGGGATGGATATGAATTAGAATTCGAAGTTACGCAACCTCCAGAGCATGATATCGAGTATGTATTATATAATTCTGCAGTAAACGACTATCTCCCTGTAGCGCAAGATGAAAAAACGATGTTGCCGAAGTTGGCATATAATACTGAGGAATCAAGAATTATTGTGGATATCGTAACTAATTTAAATTTATATGTAGATCAAGCTGTTGCTGAATTTATTACTGGCAAAAAAGATATCGATGCGAGTTGGGATGAATATATAGCTCAATTAACAAAACTTGGGTTGGCGGAGTATTTAGCAGTAAACCAGAGTGCATATGACCGAAAAATGGAAAGCTTAAATTAA
- a CDS encoding glycoside hydrolase family 13 protein — MDFNGVFHRTSEHMCYPLNVNELVINIKTGYDVDKVYIWHGDPYEYGIMDGSAKWKGTKAEIPFKKDLDTQVWWTTTITPPFKRCKYYFELHSKDEIWYYFEDGIISKEQLDRNKKTLQYFIMPWMNIIDIQTTPNWVNDTVWYQIFPDRFYKYRDDSTAVPWREDGPVKNEERFGGDILGITSKLSYLQDLGITGIYFTPMMEAESTHKYDTTDYTKIDPSFGSNRDFKKLVAAAHEKGIKIMVDAVFNHSGRKFKPWLDVMKNGDASKYKDWFMVNNWDEVSKRGDTRDGRFYSFAFTDGMPKLNTNNDEVIEYFCQICELWIQEFDIDAIRFDVGNEVSHAFLRKIRQRTHALKPEIYLLGEIWHNAINWLQGDEYDSVMNYPMTSSVSDFFMDEKLTNQTLKHKINRCYTMYMQQTNNVLFNLIDSHDTQRLINLCNGNIDQALQQLAILFTMPGSPCIYYGTEVFLEGKHDPDCRRCMPWEKIETPQYQSRIEKVKQLIHIRKTENASKSLHYHFTNSIPNPRCVEYIKLEHDREDLRIILNCSTEDLTLDIVGKILYENKLQGSVLKPDGVVILKL, encoded by the coding sequence ATGGATTTTAATGGCGTATTTCATAGAACTTCTGAACACATGTGTTATCCACTTAATGTTAATGAGCTTGTAATCAATATTAAAACCGGATATGACGTTGATAAAGTATATATCTGGCACGGTGACCCATACGAATATGGCATCATGGATGGTAGCGCAAAATGGAAAGGTACCAAAGCCGAAATACCTTTCAAAAAAGATTTAGATACTCAAGTTTGGTGGACCACTACTATAACCCCTCCGTTTAAACGCTGTAAATACTACTTTGAACTGCATTCCAAAGACGAAATTTGGTATTACTTCGAAGATGGTATTATTAGCAAAGAGCAACTCGATCGCAATAAAAAAACTCTACAATATTTTATCATGCCTTGGATGAATATTATCGATATTCAAACCACTCCAAATTGGGTTAATGATACGGTCTGGTATCAGATATTTCCTGATCGTTTTTATAAATATCGCGACGACTCAACAGCGGTACCTTGGCGCGAGGATGGCCCAGTTAAAAACGAAGAAAGGTTTGGTGGCGATATTCTAGGCATCACCAGCAAACTCTCTTATTTGCAAGATTTGGGAATTACTGGAATTTACTTTACACCTATGATGGAGGCTGAGTCTACTCATAAATATGATACAACAGACTATACTAAAATTGATCCCAGTTTTGGTTCTAATCGAGACTTCAAAAAATTAGTTGCAGCCGCACATGAAAAAGGCATCAAAATTATGGTGGATGCCGTTTTTAATCATAGCGGTCGCAAATTTAAGCCTTGGCTAGATGTTATGAAGAACGGCGATGCCTCAAAATATAAAGACTGGTTTATGGTAAACAATTGGGATGAGGTATCTAAGCGAGGCGATACTCGAGACGGCCGTTTTTACTCCTTTGCATTTACTGATGGTATGCCAAAGTTAAACACCAACAACGATGAGGTGATCGAATATTTTTGCCAGATCTGCGAGTTATGGATTCAAGAATTTGATATCGATGCCATTCGATTTGATGTCGGAAACGAAGTTTCTCATGCTTTCTTAAGAAAAATTAGACAACGAACCCACGCGTTAAAGCCAGAGATCTATTTGCTAGGAGAAATTTGGCACAACGCCATTAATTGGCTCCAGGGAGATGAGTATGATTCAGTAATGAATTACCCAATGACTAGCAGCGTTTCGGACTTTTTTATGGATGAAAAATTGACCAACCAAACTTTGAAGCATAAAATTAACCGCTGCTACACCATGTATATGCAACAAACTAACAACGTGCTCTTTAATCTCATCGACAGCCACGACACTCAAAGGCTTATTAATCTATGCAACGGGAACATCGACCAGGCTTTACAGCAGCTTGCGATCCTCTTTACAATGCCCGGAAGCCCTTGTATATATTATGGCACCGAAGTTTTTCTCGAAGGCAAACACGACCCAGATTGTCGACGTTGCATGCCATGGGAAAAAATCGAGACTCCGCAATACCAATCTCGAATCGAAAAGGTTAAGCAGTTGATTCATATCCGCAAAACCGAAAATGCCTCCAAAAGTTTACATTACCATTTCACCAACAGTATTCCAAATCCTCGATGCGTAGAATACATTAAACTAGAACACGACCGCGAAGACTTGCGCATTATACTGAATTGCTCCACAGAAGATTTGACCCTAGACATTGTTGGCAAAATTTTATACGAAAACAAGTTACAGGGAAGCGTACTGAAACCTGATGGAGTGGTAATTTTAAAACTATAG
- a CDS encoding sugar ABC transporter substrate-binding protein: MKKFKCLMMAMLMTTTMSGCFFGGDDEAETIVAPNDISADGIDAKITVQAEASWVPHYEAAVARVLAENPLSEIEIIEIGPFDVFDLIDSTSITNKDIPDVFAIPLDRIYGMAQNEVLATIDAPAMAAKLGGWDNFDGGLGGAFKIDGHYLAFPFNIESLIVYANTANAKAHGIDIYKPIEFSDLEYQDMLSVVHDAWFGVSFTNAVDLNLLSMSPDGTFTSDLTKNFSQLTTKQQEFFTTLYDYWKDHYDAATDLWDKSAAWGYVDAAFTTGGPTSIRIDGPWAAPAMAEKTNNGADLEILPLDQVLINGDPLTHWKSGWGLAINARIEEDPNKMALAQELIMEIVNPDHAELLFESTGKILENVSVDEYNLSNLSPMNKLIIDATIESYDKAVARPLFTEWGQVWATWQNALLSWSSTKPKNVEEAYAQVQASFKSMMAGF; the protein is encoded by the coding sequence ATGAAAAAATTTAAATGTTTAATGATGGCAATGCTGATGACCACCACAATGTCTGGATGCTTCTTTGGTGGCGATGATGAGGCAGAAACAATTGTTGCACCAAACGATATTTCTGCAGACGGCATCGATGCTAAGATCACAGTTCAGGCCGAGGCTTCTTGGGTGCCACACTACGAAGCTGCCGTCGCTCGAGTATTAGCAGAAAATCCATTATCCGAAATCGAAATCATTGAAATCGGACCATTTGATGTATTTGATTTGATCGATTCCACATCTATTACGAATAAAGATATACCAGATGTGTTTGCAATACCATTGGATAGGATTTATGGAATGGCGCAAAACGAGGTACTTGCTACAATTGATGCTCCAGCTATGGCTGCCAAACTTGGCGGATGGGACAATTTTGATGGCGGACTCGGCGGAGCTTTTAAAATTGATGGGCACTATTTGGCGTTTCCATTTAATATAGAATCGTTAATAGTGTACGCAAACACAGCGAACGCTAAGGCACATGGAATAGATATCTACAAACCAATTGAATTTAGTGATTTGGAATATCAAGACATGTTAAGCGTGGTTCACGACGCTTGGTTTGGTGTTTCATTTACAAATGCTGTTGACTTAAACTTGTTGAGTATGAGTCCAGACGGAACATTCACTTCTGATTTAACCAAAAACTTCTCGCAACTAACTACAAAGCAACAAGAATTTTTTACAACGCTTTATGATTACTGGAAAGATCACTACGACGCGGCAACAGACCTTTGGGATAAGAGTGCAGCTTGGGGATATGTTGATGCTGCATTTACAACCGGCGGACCTACTTCTATTCGTATAGACGGACCTTGGGCTGCTCCAGCTATGGCAGAGAAAACAAATAATGGTGCTGATTTAGAGATACTTCCTTTGGATCAAGTTTTAATTAACGGAGATCCACTCACTCACTGGAAAAGCGGATGGGGACTTGCTATAAACGCGAGAATAGAAGAAGACCCTAATAAAATGGCGCTGGCACAAGAATTAATTATGGAAATTGTAAACCCAGATCATGCAGAACTTTTATTTGAATCAACAGGAAAAATTTTAGAGAATGTCTCTGTTGATGAATATAACCTCTCCAATCTTAGCCCTATGAACAAACTGATTATTGACGCTACAATTGAGTCTTATGACAAAGCTGTTGCTAGGCCGTTGTTTACCGAGTGGGGTCAAGTTTGGGCTACTTGGCAAAACGCGTTGCTCTCTTGGTCTTCAACAAAACCTAAAAACGTAGAAGAAGCATACGCACAAGTTCAGGCTTCATTTAAATCGATGATGGCAGGATTCTAG
- a CDS encoding carbohydrate ABC transporter permease produces the protein MEQKLYDYIGNAYNRKNLYLNDIANLENEIAHTKDRKTRSGLKKQLSELKKNKDSHEYIIKLLEYEQKEKVFLEKLKTSTETFKASINSESKQAVALKTRYFKATVEVEFYQPYVDLCYDAEMRYKRAVVVFEQMKEVIDHLELNLKELEEAKAAANNKDAEKEAAGTQEYKTQKAAIETQYKENLRSLKNKKKQGLISDKAIENEKRQLIARKKKDILILRNSLIPSKYYAEVIENKTYETTKAIKQKLAVIDDNESNVLRTVPSEIDGTLSSRALATCLIPGVGQYLNGQIAKMWMFLIGSFFIYGIAIPYACGFGNYQADGIMSLWSLANGTSKLNKSMIFMVEGIIALVLILLAIAVLIISYIDVKSVTKNMVKGIRPKNWFETKRSILEEGFPYLVSLPALIVILFIVIVPLCTTILLSFTNMDPKHQSKFQWVGMQNYFELATAEGMIGTVFWAILGWTLIWTFVATTFAILLGFGLALLTNNERIKGKGFFRGIFILPWAIPGFISIMFFGIMFARQGVLTQMLNNLTGLTLDIKNNPMQTRIVLILMQGWLGSAYVFLLSTGVLQAIPSDLYEAAQIDGATVWQRLAKITLPIVLFQTAPLLIGQYTFNFNNFSIIYLFNGGGPFNPSVYGNLAGSTDILISYIYKLTMDNQQQAVGAAVTMIISLALMIFTFIGFKNSKAFKEE, from the coding sequence TTGGAGCAAAAACTTTATGACTATATAGGCAATGCTTATAATCGCAAAAATCTATATTTGAATGACATAGCAAATTTAGAAAATGAGATTGCACACACTAAAGATAGAAAAACCAGATCTGGTTTAAAGAAACAATTGAGTGAGCTAAAAAAGAACAAAGATTCTCATGAATATATCATAAAATTACTAGAGTACGAACAGAAGGAAAAGGTATTTTTAGAGAAATTAAAAACGAGTACCGAAACATTTAAAGCTTCGATAAATTCTGAAAGTAAGCAAGCTGTTGCACTAAAAACAAGATACTTTAAGGCTACTGTAGAAGTTGAATTTTACCAGCCATATGTAGATTTATGCTATGATGCTGAAATGAGGTATAAAAGAGCTGTCGTAGTATTCGAGCAAATGAAAGAAGTAATCGATCATCTTGAGTTGAATTTAAAGGAACTAGAAGAGGCCAAAGCCGCTGCCAACAACAAGGATGCCGAAAAAGAAGCCGCCGGAACACAAGAATACAAGACTCAAAAAGCAGCCATTGAAACGCAGTATAAGGAAAATTTACGGAGCCTCAAAAATAAGAAAAAGCAAGGATTAATTTCGGACAAAGCGATCGAAAACGAAAAACGGCAACTAATTGCTCGAAAGAAAAAAGATATTCTTATTTTACGAAATTCTTTGATTCCATCCAAATATTATGCAGAAGTGATTGAAAACAAAACATATGAAACTACCAAAGCTATTAAACAAAAACTTGCTGTAATCGATGATAACGAATCTAACGTGCTTAGAACTGTACCGTCCGAAATTGATGGCACTCTATCATCTCGCGCATTGGCAACTTGCTTGATACCAGGAGTAGGGCAATATTTAAATGGACAAATCGCTAAGATGTGGATGTTTTTGATAGGATCATTTTTTATCTATGGCATAGCGATTCCGTATGCATGTGGTTTCGGAAACTATCAAGCTGACGGCATTATGAGTCTTTGGTCATTAGCAAACGGCACATCTAAATTAAACAAGTCTATGATTTTTATGGTAGAAGGAATCATTGCACTAGTTTTGATTTTGTTAGCAATCGCAGTTTTAATTATTAGCTATATCGACGTTAAAAGCGTTACCAAAAATATGGTAAAAGGAATTCGCCCTAAAAATTGGTTCGAAACCAAGCGTAGTATTTTGGAAGAAGGCTTTCCTTATTTAGTTTCGCTTCCTGCTTTAATTGTCATTTTGTTTATAGTTATTGTTCCTCTTTGTACAACAATTTTGCTTTCATTTACAAATATGGATCCCAAGCATCAATCGAAGTTTCAGTGGGTGGGAATGCAAAATTATTTTGAGCTTGCTACTGCAGAAGGCATGATTGGTACAGTGTTCTGGGCAATTTTGGGCTGGACATTGATTTGGACTTTTGTCGCAACAACATTTGCAATTCTATTAGGATTTGGACTTGCATTACTTACCAACAACGAGCGCATTAAAGGCAAAGGATTTTTCAGAGGTATATTTATTTTACCATGGGCTATCCCAGGTTTTATTAGCATTATGTTCTTTGGAATAATGTTTGCTCGTCAAGGAGTTTTAACTCAGATGTTAAATAATCTTACTGGACTAACGCTGGATATCAAAAACAATCCAATGCAAACCAGAATCGTTCTGATTTTAATGCAAGGATGGTTGGGTAGTGCGTATGTATTTTTGCTATCGACAGGAGTTTTACAAGCTATTCCGTCGGATCTATACGAAGCGGCACAAATTGATGGGGCCACAGTATGGCAACGACTTGCGAAGATTACTCTGCCAATAGTATTGTTCCAGACCGCACCGCTTTTGATAGGGCAATACACCTTCAATTTTAACAATTTCTCTATTATCTATTTATTTAATGGAGGTGGGCCATTTAATCCATCGGTATATGGAAACCTAGCCGGGTCAACAGACATCCTCATTTCGTATATCTACAAACTAACGATGGATAATCAGCAGCAGGCAGTTGGTGCTGCAGTTACAATGATTATTTCGCTGGCTTTGATGATATTTACGTTTATTGGATTTAAAAATTCGAAAGCATTCAAGGAGGAGTAG
- a CDS encoding LacI family DNA-binding transcriptional regulator: protein MEYKKPATMRDIAELAGVSVATVSYVLNYSEKEKISHDTRLRVFDAAKKLNYIPNFNTKSLTKSIQTNQIGIVVNLEDNQSKNYLFELYRQIDLLKTNIKMLGYEVEIISLATLRNNFSHINSYILQGVILLNIDYASIIELSYYIYFPLILLDCNNNDDLFYRVNTDYPILYQQAIELLGDNFFIIIEPDSNLLHINSLEQLATKNRIIINHDTNKLTLDPTKNYLVFGEWTSVRLLNILPANQLVGVISCTDEVVSNMQVICTDAITKITRVVKILHNLLTLQIFHDVHDIQVPSFIVKY, encoded by the coding sequence ATGGAATATAAAAAACCAGCAACAATGAGAGACATAGCCGAATTGGCAGGAGTATCAGTTGCAACTGTATCATACGTATTAAATTATTCTGAGAAAGAAAAAATTAGTCATGATACTAGGTTACGGGTATTTGATGCCGCAAAGAAACTAAATTATATACCCAACTTTAACACCAAGTCCTTGACTAAGTCTATACAAACAAATCAAATCGGTATTGTAGTAAACTTAGAAGATAACCAGAGTAAAAATTACTTATTTGAATTATACCGCCAAATTGATCTTCTAAAAACCAATATAAAAATGCTAGGATACGAAGTAGAAATAATATCATTAGCAACTTTACGCAATAATTTTTCCCATATAAATAGCTATATACTTCAAGGAGTTATCTTGTTAAATATAGACTATGCCTCGATAATAGAGCTTTCTTACTACATTTATTTTCCTTTAATTTTATTGGACTGCAATAATAACGATGATTTATTTTATCGAGTCAATACCGATTATCCTATCTTATATCAGCAAGCCATCGAATTACTTGGCGACAATTTTTTTATCATCATAGAGCCAGATTCCAATCTACTTCATATCAATTCTTTAGAACAATTAGCAACCAAAAATCGCATAATCATAAATCATGATACTAATAAACTTACCTTGGACCCAACAAAAAATTATTTAGTTTTTGGAGAATGGACGTCTGTTCGATTACTAAATATTTTGCCTGCTAATCAATTGGTCGGAGTGATATCCTGCACAGATGAAGTTGTTTCTAATATGCAAGTGATTTGTACTGATGCGATTACTAAAATAACTCGTGTCGTGAAAATTCTTCATAACTTATTAACGCTGCAAATTTTTCATGATGTTCATGACATTCAAGTTCCAAGTTTTATCGTAAAATACTAA